The Euphorbia lathyris chromosome 2, ddEupLath1.1, whole genome shotgun sequence genome includes a window with the following:
- the LOC136218725 gene encoding protein NPGR2-like isoform X2: MKLSLSRRCEQNRRHSQSDPAPPMSMHAISLLLEAIFLKTKSLQGLRRFREAALSCKVILDTVESAMPEGLSDNLMADCKLQEILSRAVELLPELWILAEAPQEAILSYRRALLYHWNLEIETKSKIEKEFATFLLYSGTDANPPNLRSQMEGSFIPRNNIEEAVLLLSILLRKITQRRIEWDPTIIDHLSFGLSVSGELRALAHQIEELHPGALERRVRYCSLALCYFGEGEDLVALNLLRNLLNYRENPDCILELLLASKICAENMICVEEGMSYASKATTQLHGSCGQMVSVAHCLTGLLLSAQSRLVASNSERNWKQSEALERLETAEKVMRESDPYIIFHLCLENAEQRKLDIALHYAKQLLVVEAGSSVRSYILLSRILSAQKRFVDAETVINAALDQTGKWDHGELLRTKAKLQIAQGQLKNAIQTYTHLLAVLQVRTKTFGAVKKLLKSKGNQDKRLEMETWHDLANVYTSLSQWRDAEVCLLKSKAMGPYSASRWHTTGLLYQAKGSVQEALKAFRAALDVEPSHVPSLISTASVLQQLGSESKSIIRSFLTDALRLDKMNHSAWYSLGLLNKADPTSSAVEAAECFEAAAHLEETEPVEPFR, from the exons ATGAAACTTTCCCTTTCTAGAAGGTGCGAACAAAATCGGCGGCATTCTCAAAGTGATCCTGCCCCACCCATGTCTATGCATGCTATTAGTTTGCTCCTTGAAGCTATTTTTCTCAAAACAAAGTCCCTGCAGGGTCTCAGAAGATTTAGAG AAGCCGCTTTATCATGCAAAGTGATCTTAGATACTGTTGAGTCTGCAATGCCAGAAGGTCTGTCTGACAATCTTATGGCAGACTGTAAACTCCAAGAAATTTTAAGCAGAGCTGTTGAGTTGCTACCGGAGCTATGGATACTTGCTGAAGCTCCTCAGGAAGCTATCTTATCTTACCGGCGAGCACTTCTCTATCATTGGAATTTGGAGATAGAAACTaaatccaagatagaaaaagaaTTTGCTACTTTCCTTTTATATAGTGGTACCGATGCAAACCCTCCAAATCTTCGTTCGCAGATGGAAGGATCATTTATCCCGAGAAACAATATAGAAGAGGCCGTTCTTTTGTTATCGATTCTCTTGAGAAAAATTACTCAAAGAAGGATTGAATGGGATCCAACTATCATCGATCACCTTTCCTTTGGCCTGTCTGTTTCGGGGGAACTAAGGGCACTAGCCCATCAGATAGAAGAGTTGCATCCAGGGGCACTAGAACGAAGAGTTAGATATTGTAGCCTTGCGCTTTGTTACTTTGGTGAGGGTGAGGATTTGGTGGCTTTGAATCTCTTGAGGAATTTATTAAATTACCGTGAAAATCCAGACTGCATACTGGAATTGTTACTGGCTTCAAAGATTTGTGCAGAAAACATGATTTGTGTTGAAGAAGGTATGAGTTATGCTTCTAAAGCAACTACTCAATTACATGGGTCATGTGGCCAGATGGTAAGTGTTGCACACTGCTTAACAGGTCTTTTATTGTCAGCTCAGTCCCGATTAGTTGCATCGAATTCTGAAAGGAATTGGAAGCAGTCTGAAGCTCTTGAGAGACTTGAAACTGCTGAGAAAGTCATGAGAGAATCAGATCCATATATTATATTCCATCTTTGCCTAGAAAATGCTGAGCAGAGGAAGTTGGATATTGCACTTCATTATGCAAAGCAACTTTTAGTAGTGGAGGCTGGCTCTAGCGTAAGAAGTTATATTCTTTTGTCTCGAATATTGTCAGCTCAAAAACGGTTTGTTGATGCGGAGACAGTAATCAATGCTGCTCTAGATCAGACTGGGAAGTGGGACCACGGAGAATTGTTACGAACCAAGGCCAAACTTCAAATTGCACAGGGCCAGTTAAAGAATGCTATACAAACATATACTCATCTTCTTGCTGTTCTCCAAGTTCGAACGAAAACCTTCGGTGCTGTGAAGAAGCTTCTAAAG AGCAAGGGAAATCAAGATAAAAGGTTGGAAATGGAAACATGGCATGATCTTGCCAATGTGTACACAAGTTTGTCGCAATGGCGAGATGCTGAGGTCTGTCTGTTAAAGTCAAAGGCTATGGGTCCTTATTCTGCATCAAGATGGCATACTACTG GTTTACTGTATCAAGCAAAGGGTTCGGTACAAGAAGCTTTAAAAGCATTCAGAGCAGCATTAGATGTGGAGCCAAGTCATGTCCCGAGCTTGATATCTACTGCGAGTGTTCTCCAACAGCTGGGAAGTGAATCAAAGTCGATAATCAGAAGCTTTCTTACAGATGCTCTTAGACTTGACAAAATGAACCATAGTGCATGGTACAGTCTTGGACTGCTGAACAAGGCTGATCCAACATCATCAGCTGTTGAAGCAGCTGAATGCTTCGAGGCTGCAGCTCATCTGGAAGAAACAGAACCAGTTGAGCCCTTCAGATGA
- the LOC136218726 gene encoding large ribosomal subunit protein bL28c translates to MAMATAPASICFRRPHLSKTTSVSELGFVASQLSGIRISSNLLQGSNSVSFLSTPALQPVIARRVCPFTGKKANRANKVSFSNHKTKKLQFVNLQYKKVWWEAGNRYVKLRLSTKALKTIEKNGLDAVAKKAGIDLRKK, encoded by the exons ATGGCAATGGCGACAGCCCCAGCATCTATATGCTTCCGCAGGCCACACTTGTCAAAGACTACTTCTGTTTCTGAGCTAGGTTTTGTTGCTTCCCAATTGAGTGGCATCAGAATTTCTTCCAACCTACTTCAAGGCTCGAACTCCGTTTCTTTTCTTTCCACCCCTGCTCTTCAACCTGTTATTGCCC GAAGAGTTTGTCCATTTACGGGGAAGAAAGCGAACAGGGCAAATAAAGTATCGTTTTCAAACCACAAGACAAAGAAGTTGCAGTTTGTGAATCTGCAGTACAAGAAGGTTTGGTGGGAAGCTGGTAACCGTTATGTGAAATTGCGGTTATCCACCAAGGCATTGAAGACTATAGAGAAGAATGGACTCGATGCTGTAGCTAAGAAAGCTGGCATAGATCTTCGCAAGAAGTAG
- the LOC136218725 gene encoding protein NPGR2-like isoform X1 → MKLKNWIKKLEVGIERRLWKMMKCIRSGEQLRVDDMAASSESLATRDYSASGFSSRTGGELDTKMDNSNIEEAESSLRESGYLNYEEARALLGRLEYQKGNVEAALHVFEGIDIGAVTPKMKLSLSRRCEQNRRHSQSDPAPPMSMHAISLLLEAIFLKTKSLQGLRRFREAALSCKVILDTVESAMPEGLSDNLMADCKLQEILSRAVELLPELWILAEAPQEAILSYRRALLYHWNLEIETKSKIEKEFATFLLYSGTDANPPNLRSQMEGSFIPRNNIEEAVLLLSILLRKITQRRIEWDPTIIDHLSFGLSVSGELRALAHQIEELHPGALERRVRYCSLALCYFGEGEDLVALNLLRNLLNYRENPDCILELLLASKICAENMICVEEGMSYASKATTQLHGSCGQMVSVAHCLTGLLLSAQSRLVASNSERNWKQSEALERLETAEKVMRESDPYIIFHLCLENAEQRKLDIALHYAKQLLVVEAGSSVRSYILLSRILSAQKRFVDAETVINAALDQTGKWDHGELLRTKAKLQIAQGQLKNAIQTYTHLLAVLQVRTKTFGAVKKLLKSKGNQDKRLEMETWHDLANVYTSLSQWRDAEVCLLKSKAMGPYSASRWHTTGLLYQAKGSVQEALKAFRAALDVEPSHVPSLISTASVLQQLGSESKSIIRSFLTDALRLDKMNHSAWYSLGLLNKADPTSSAVEAAECFEAAAHLEETEPVEPFR, encoded by the exons ATGAAACTTAAAAATTGGATAAAAAAGTTGGAAGTTGGCATTGAAAGGAGActgtggaagatgatgaagTGTATACGTTCTGGGGAGCAGTTAAGAGTTGATGATATGGCTGCTTCATCCGAGTCATTGGCAactcgagactactcagctagTGGCTTCTCCTCGCGAACTGGTGGTGAATTAGATACAAAGATGGATAACAGCAACATCGAAGAAGCAGAGTCATCTCTTCGTGAAAGCGGTTACCTCAACTATGAA GAAGCAAGAGCATTATTGGGAAGGCTCGAGTATCAAAAAGGAAATGTAGAAGCAGCACTTCATGTTTTTGAAGGAATTGACATTGGTGCTGTGACTCCCAAGATGAAACTTTCCCTTTCTAGAAGGTGCGAACAAAATCGGCGGCATTCTCAAAGTGATCCTGCCCCACCCATGTCTATGCATGCTATTAGTTTGCTCCTTGAAGCTATTTTTCTCAAAACAAAGTCCCTGCAGGGTCTCAGAAGATTTAGAG AAGCCGCTTTATCATGCAAAGTGATCTTAGATACTGTTGAGTCTGCAATGCCAGAAGGTCTGTCTGACAATCTTATGGCAGACTGTAAACTCCAAGAAATTTTAAGCAGAGCTGTTGAGTTGCTACCGGAGCTATGGATACTTGCTGAAGCTCCTCAGGAAGCTATCTTATCTTACCGGCGAGCACTTCTCTATCATTGGAATTTGGAGATAGAAACTaaatccaagatagaaaaagaaTTTGCTACTTTCCTTTTATATAGTGGTACCGATGCAAACCCTCCAAATCTTCGTTCGCAGATGGAAGGATCATTTATCCCGAGAAACAATATAGAAGAGGCCGTTCTTTTGTTATCGATTCTCTTGAGAAAAATTACTCAAAGAAGGATTGAATGGGATCCAACTATCATCGATCACCTTTCCTTTGGCCTGTCTGTTTCGGGGGAACTAAGGGCACTAGCCCATCAGATAGAAGAGTTGCATCCAGGGGCACTAGAACGAAGAGTTAGATATTGTAGCCTTGCGCTTTGTTACTTTGGTGAGGGTGAGGATTTGGTGGCTTTGAATCTCTTGAGGAATTTATTAAATTACCGTGAAAATCCAGACTGCATACTGGAATTGTTACTGGCTTCAAAGATTTGTGCAGAAAACATGATTTGTGTTGAAGAAGGTATGAGTTATGCTTCTAAAGCAACTACTCAATTACATGGGTCATGTGGCCAGATGGTAAGTGTTGCACACTGCTTAACAGGTCTTTTATTGTCAGCTCAGTCCCGATTAGTTGCATCGAATTCTGAAAGGAATTGGAAGCAGTCTGAAGCTCTTGAGAGACTTGAAACTGCTGAGAAAGTCATGAGAGAATCAGATCCATATATTATATTCCATCTTTGCCTAGAAAATGCTGAGCAGAGGAAGTTGGATATTGCACTTCATTATGCAAAGCAACTTTTAGTAGTGGAGGCTGGCTCTAGCGTAAGAAGTTATATTCTTTTGTCTCGAATATTGTCAGCTCAAAAACGGTTTGTTGATGCGGAGACAGTAATCAATGCTGCTCTAGATCAGACTGGGAAGTGGGACCACGGAGAATTGTTACGAACCAAGGCCAAACTTCAAATTGCACAGGGCCAGTTAAAGAATGCTATACAAACATATACTCATCTTCTTGCTGTTCTCCAAGTTCGAACGAAAACCTTCGGTGCTGTGAAGAAGCTTCTAAAG AGCAAGGGAAATCAAGATAAAAGGTTGGAAATGGAAACATGGCATGATCTTGCCAATGTGTACACAAGTTTGTCGCAATGGCGAGATGCTGAGGTCTGTCTGTTAAAGTCAAAGGCTATGGGTCCTTATTCTGCATCAAGATGGCATACTACTG GTTTACTGTATCAAGCAAAGGGTTCGGTACAAGAAGCTTTAAAAGCATTCAGAGCAGCATTAGATGTGGAGCCAAGTCATGTCCCGAGCTTGATATCTACTGCGAGTGTTCTCCAACAGCTGGGAAGTGAATCAAAGTCGATAATCAGAAGCTTTCTTACAGATGCTCTTAGACTTGACAAAATGAACCATAGTGCATGGTACAGTCTTGGACTGCTGAACAAGGCTGATCCAACATCATCAGCTGTTGAAGCAGCTGAATGCTTCGAGGCTGCAGCTCATCTGGAAGAAACAGAACCAGTTGAGCCCTTCAGATGA